The Macaca thibetana thibetana isolate TM-01 chromosome 11, ASM2454274v1, whole genome shotgun sequence genome window below encodes:
- the ATP23 gene encoding mitochondrial inner membrane protease ATP23 homolog isoform X3, with translation MAGAPYERGRGPAAGEQLQQQHVSCQVFPERVAQGNPQQGFFSSFFTSNQKCQLRLLKTLETNPYVKLLLDAMKHSGCAVNKDRHFSCEDCNGNVSGGFDASTSQIVLCQNNIHNQAHMNRVVTHELIHAFDHCRAHVDWFTNIRHLACSEVRAANLSGDCSLVNEIFRLHFGLKQHHQTCVRDRATLSILAVRNISKEVAKKAVDEVFESCFNDHEPFGRIPHNKTYARYAHRDFQNRDRYYSNI, from the exons ATGGCGGGAGCTCCGTACGAGCGCGGGAGGGGCCCCGCGGCAGGGGAGCAGCTGCAGCAGCAACACGTCTCTTGCCAGGTCTTCCCCGAGCGTGTGGCCCAGGGGAATCCCCAGCAAGGGTTCTTCTCCAGCTTCTTCACCAGCAACCAGAAGTGCCAGCTTAGGCTCCTGAAGACGCTGGAGACAA ATCCGTATGTCAAACTTCTGCTTGATGCTATGAAACACTCAGGTTG TGCTGTTAACAAAGATAGACACTTTTCTTGCGAAGACTGTAATGGAAATGTCAGTGGAGGTTTTGATGCTTCAACATCTCAG ATAGTTTTGTGCCAGAATAACATCCATAATCAGGCCCATATGAACAGAGTGGTCACCCACGAGCTCATTCATGCATTTGATCATTGTCGTGCCCATGTCGACTGGTTCACCAACATCAGACATTTGGCGTGCTCAGAG GTTCGAGCTGCTAACCTTAGTGGAGACTGCTCACTTGTCAATGAAATATTCAGGTTACATTTTGGATTGAAACAACACCACCAG acTTGTGTGCGAGACAGAGCCACTCTTTCTATCCTGGCTGTTAGGAATATCAGCAAAGAAGTAGCTAAAAAGGCTGTTGATGAAGTTTTTGAATCTTGTTTCAATGACCATGAACCTTTTGGAAGGATCCCACATAACAAGACTTATGCAAGATATGCTCATAGAGACTTTCAAAACCGTGATCGGTATTATTCAAATATATGA
- the ATP23 gene encoding mitochondrial inner membrane protease ATP23 homolog isoform X1, with product MKHSGCAVNKDRHFSCEDCNGNVSGGFDASTSQIVLCQNNIHNQAHMNRVVTHELIHAFDHCRAHVDWFTNIRHLACSEVRAANLSGDCSLVNEIFRLHFGLKQHHQTCVRDRATLSILAVRNISKEVAKKAVDEVFESCFNDHEPFGRIPHNKTYARYAHRDFQNRDRYYSNI from the exons ATGAAACACTCAGGTTG TGCTGTTAACAAAGATAGACACTTTTCTTGCGAAGACTGTAATGGAAATGTCAGTGGAGGTTTTGATGCTTCAACATCTCAG ATAGTTTTGTGCCAGAATAACATCCATAATCAGGCCCATATGAACAGAGTGGTCACCCACGAGCTCATTCATGCATTTGATCATTGTCGTGCCCATGTCGACTGGTTCACCAACATCAGACATTTGGCGTGCTCAGAG GTTCGAGCTGCTAACCTTAGTGGAGACTGCTCACTTGTCAATGAAATATTCAGGTTACATTTTGGATTGAAACAACACCACCAG acTTGTGTGCGAGACAGAGCCACTCTTTCTATCCTGGCTGTTAGGAATATCAGCAAAGAAGTAGCTAAAAAGGCTGTTGATGAAGTTTTTGAATCTTGTTTCAATGACCATGAACCTTTTGGAAGGATCCCACATAACAAGACTTATGCAAGATATGCTCATAGAGACTTTCAAAACCGTGATCGGTATTATTCAAATATATGA
- the ATP23 gene encoding mitochondrial inner membrane protease ATP23 homolog isoform X2 translates to MNRVVTHELIHAFDHCRAHVDWFTNIRHLACSEVRAANLSGDCSLVNEIFRLHFGLKQHHQTCVRDRATLSILAVRNISKEVAKKAVDEVFESCFNDHEPFGRIPHNKTYARYAHRDFQNRDRYYSNI, encoded by the exons ATGAACAGAGTGGTCACCCACGAGCTCATTCATGCATTTGATCATTGTCGTGCCCATGTCGACTGGTTCACCAACATCAGACATTTGGCGTGCTCAGAG GTTCGAGCTGCTAACCTTAGTGGAGACTGCTCACTTGTCAATGAAATATTCAGGTTACATTTTGGATTGAAACAACACCACCAG acTTGTGTGCGAGACAGAGCCACTCTTTCTATCCTGGCTGTTAGGAATATCAGCAAAGAAGTAGCTAAAAAGGCTGTTGATGAAGTTTTTGAATCTTGTTTCAATGACCATGAACCTTTTGGAAGGATCCCACATAACAAGACTTATGCAAGATATGCTCATAGAGACTTTCAAAACCGTGATCGGTATTATTCAAATATATGA